Proteins co-encoded in one Gossypium arboreum isolate Shixiya-1 chromosome 11, ASM2569848v2, whole genome shotgun sequence genomic window:
- the LOC108471258 gene encoding WRKY transcription factor 22-like isoform X2 has protein sequence MDDSVSPKLASEDSELNPTDTQSSKRRKVVEKIVVTVKVGENGGKLKSEGPPSDLWSWRKYGQKPIKGSPYPRGYYRCSTSKGCSAKKQVERCKTDASMLIITYTSSHNHPGPDLHCADLKQSPKEPQTTHSDDDKPPTTTLKQLPEVSEKEPEEVKKEQNKTSSTDEDASEEQHFHYLQSPLSFPQNNIISQEDPFNGNLEKTHDTLGFLLDEEPLSCLHITTSSIPKSEENDFFDELEELPISSAFTSLMMRSKFWDEGIPVVPS, from the exons ATGGACGATTCTGTCTCTCCAAAATTGGCTTCAGAAGATTCCGAACTCAACCCAACTGATACTCAGTCATCCAAAAGAAG GAAGGTGGTTGAGAAGATTGTTGTTACAGTGAAGGTAGGAGAAAATGGTGGAAAGCTAAAGAGCGAGGGGCCTCCTTCTGATTTATGGTCCTGGAGAAAATATGGGCAAAAACCTATCAAAGGATCTCCTTATCCCAG AGGCTATTACAGATGTAGCACATCAAAAGGTTGTTCAGCCAAAAAGCAAGTGGAAAGATGCAAAACAGATGCCTCGATGCTTATCATCACTTACACCTCTAGTCATAACCATCCAGGTCCTGATCTCCACTGCGCCGACCTAAAACAGTCCCCTAAAGAACCCCAAACCACCCATAGTGATGATGATAAGCCCCCAACTACTACGCTGAAGCAGCTCCCGGAGGTTTCAGAAAAAGAGCCAGAAGAAGTAAAAAAGGAGCAAAACAAAACGAGCAGTACAGATGAAGATGCAAGTGAAGAGCAGCATTTTCACTATTTACAATCCCCATTAAGTTTTCCCCAGAATAACATCATTAGCCAAGAAGATCCCTTCAACGGGAATCTAGAGAAAACCCATGACACACTGGGGTTTCTGTTGGATGAAGAGCCACTGTCTTGCCTTCATATAACAACATCTTCAATACCAAAATCAGAAGAAAATGATTTCTTTGATGAGCTTGAAGAACTACCCATATCTTCAGCTTTCACAAGTTTGATGATGCGAAGCAAGTTTTGGGATGAAGGAATTCCTGTTGTCCCTTCTTGA
- the LOC108470525 gene encoding ATP-dependent Clp protease proteolytic subunit 5, chloroplastic-like, with translation MAHTCISTSASSLRLTSLPFSSKSSTNLYSHNLSLPFHPLPPRKLKKLFSNQKNARGSQPKAVYTGEFWAPEKSSRHGIWSIRDDLQIPSSPYFPAYAQGQGPPPMVQERFQSVITQLFQYRIIRCGGAVDDDMANIIVAQLLYLDAVDPEKDIVMYVNSPGGSVTAGMAIFDTMRHIRPDVSTVCVGLAASMGAFLLSAGTKGKRYSLPNSRIMIHQPLGGAQGGQTDIDIQANEMLHHKANLNGYLAYHTGQSLEKINQDTDRDFFMSAKEAKEYGLIDGVIMNPLKALQPLASTADGNE, from the exons ATGGCGCACACCTGCATTTCGACATCGGCATCGTCTCTTCGGTTGACTAGCCTGCCCTTCTCTTCAAAATCAAGCACCAATCTTTACTCTCATAACTTATCTCTTCCTTTCCATCCCCTTCCTCCCAG GAAACTGAAGAAGCTATTTAGTAATCAAAAGAATGCGAGGGGTTCTCAGCCAAAGGCTGTCTACACAGGTGAGTTTTGGGCTCCAGAGAAAAGCTCTCGACATGGAATTTGGTCAATAAG GGATGATTTGCAAATCCCGTCGTCACCTTATTTCCCTGCATATGCACAAGGGCAGGGCCCCCCTCCAATGGTGCAAGAGCGATTTCAGAGTGTTATTACCCAGCTATTCCAATAT agaataattcgcTGTGGTGGAGCTGTTGATGATGATATGGCAAACATTATTGTAGCTCAGCTTCTTTATCTTGATGCTGTTGATCCTGAGAAG GACATTGTCATGTATGTGAATTCCCCTGGAGGGTCAGTTACAGCTG GTATGGCCATATTTGACACTATGAGGCATATCCGGCCTGATGTCTCAACTGTCTGTGTCGGACTTGCTGCTAG CATGGGAGCTTTTCTTCTTAGTGCTGGAACTAAAG GAAAACGATACAGTTTACCTAATTCGAGGATAATGATACATCAGCCTCTTGGTGGAGCTCAAGGAGGTCAAACTGATATTGATATCCAG GCGAATGAAATGCTGCACCATAAGGCAAATTTAAACGGATATCTTGCTTACCACACTGGTCAAAGTTTGGAGAAGATTAACCAGGATACGGACCGTGATTTTTTCATGAGCGCAAAAGAAGCAAAGGAATATGGACTTATTGATGGTGTTATCATGAATCCTTTGAAAGCACTTCAGCCACTAGCTTCTACAGCTGATGGTAATGAATAG
- the LOC108473001 gene encoding uncharacterized protein LOC108473001 encodes MDLYLFSFVTQRGELYRSLQFGIGKMWNCKNLYQTLTLKESFHLLTLNLLSLLLPLSFLLLARLSCVNYILTTTASNPSHFSPPFLLSFYLYTSPAVVVSVVSIAALFHGLTGKITLASDSPDAVYRPRLLVAWIVLCIMQVSIGLGIEGSIAWGIEGGGFGVERSLLSRIIFFLGLHEITFLWFRTVVKPVVDDTIFGAATPEKWIQRAAIALSVGTLWWWKLRDDVESLVAVAEAKKQLLMEIEMADFVGWWLYYLTATIGMVRVVKALLWLGILLLTKNTTAETSQVIKTRSKLGPFFFLFD; translated from the coding sequence ATGGATCTCTACCTGTTTTCCTTTGTGACACAAAGAGGAGAGCTTTACAGATCCCTTCAGTTTGGAATCGGGAAAATGTGGAACTGCAAGAATTTATATCAGACGCTGACCCTGAAAGAATCCTTTCACCTCCTCACACTCAACCTTCTCAGCCTTTTGCTTCCCCTCTCCTTTCTTCTCCTTGCCAGGCTTTCCTGCGTTAACTATATCTTAACAACCACCGCTTCAAATCCTTCACATTTTTCCCCACCTTTTCTCTTGTCTTTCTACTTGTACACCAGCCCAGCTGTTGTTGTTTCAGTCGTTAGCATCGCCGCCCTTTTCCACGGCTTGACAGGGAAAATCACCTTGGCGAGTGACTCGCCAGATGCCGTTTACCGGCCCCGTTTGTTGGTCGCCTGGATCGTTCTATGTATAATGCAAGTTTCGATTGGATTGGGGATTGAAGGAAGCATAGCATGGGGAATCGAGGGTGGGGGTTTTGGCGTAGAGAGGAGCCTGTTGAGTAGAATAATATTCTTCTTGGGTTTGCATGAAATCACGTTTCTTTGGTTTAGAACGGTGGTGAAACCCGTGGTGGATGACACTATCTTCGGGGCTGCTACGCCAGAGAAGTGGATTCAAAGGGCCGCCATTGCTCTCAGCGTCGGGACCTTGTGGTGGTGGAAGCTGAGAGATGACGTGGAGTCGTTGGTGGCTGTGGCGGAAGCTAAAAAGCAGCTATTGATGGAGATTGAGATGGCTGACTTTGTTGGGTGGTGGTTGTATTACTTGACCGCCACGATTgggatggttagagttgttaaagcTCTTCTGTGGCTAGGAATTCTCTTGCTTACAAAAAACACTACTGCTGAAACCAGCCAGGTGATCAAGACAAGGTCTAAACTTGGtccgtttttctttctttttgattaA
- the LOC108471258 gene encoding probable WRKY transcription factor 35 isoform X1 yields MDDSVSPKLASEDSELNPTDTQSSKRSRKVVEKIVVTVKVGENGGKLKSEGPPSDLWSWRKYGQKPIKGSPYPRGYYRCSTSKGCSAKKQVERCKTDASMLIITYTSSHNHPGPDLHCADLKQSPKEPQTTHSDDDKPPTTTLKQLPEVSEKEPEEVKKEQNKTSSTDEDASEEQHFHYLQSPLSFPQNNIISQEDPFNGNLEKTHDTLGFLLDEEPLSCLHITTSSIPKSEENDFFDELEELPISSAFTSLMMRSKFWDEGIPVVPS; encoded by the exons ATGGACGATTCTGTCTCTCCAAAATTGGCTTCAGAAGATTCCGAACTCAACCCAACTGATACTCAGTCATCCAAAAGAAG CAGGAAGGTGGTTGAGAAGATTGTTGTTACAGTGAAGGTAGGAGAAAATGGTGGAAAGCTAAAGAGCGAGGGGCCTCCTTCTGATTTATGGTCCTGGAGAAAATATGGGCAAAAACCTATCAAAGGATCTCCTTATCCCAG AGGCTATTACAGATGTAGCACATCAAAAGGTTGTTCAGCCAAAAAGCAAGTGGAAAGATGCAAAACAGATGCCTCGATGCTTATCATCACTTACACCTCTAGTCATAACCATCCAGGTCCTGATCTCCACTGCGCCGACCTAAAACAGTCCCCTAAAGAACCCCAAACCACCCATAGTGATGATGATAAGCCCCCAACTACTACGCTGAAGCAGCTCCCGGAGGTTTCAGAAAAAGAGCCAGAAGAAGTAAAAAAGGAGCAAAACAAAACGAGCAGTACAGATGAAGATGCAAGTGAAGAGCAGCATTTTCACTATTTACAATCCCCATTAAGTTTTCCCCAGAATAACATCATTAGCCAAGAAGATCCCTTCAACGGGAATCTAGAGAAAACCCATGACACACTGGGGTTTCTGTTGGATGAAGAGCCACTGTCTTGCCTTCATATAACAACATCTTCAATACCAAAATCAGAAGAAAATGATTTCTTTGATGAGCTTGAAGAACTACCCATATCTTCAGCTTTCACAAGTTTGATGATGCGAAGCAAGTTTTGGGATGAAGGAATTCCTGTTGTCCCTTCTTGA